The Saccopteryx leptura isolate mSacLep1 chromosome 2, mSacLep1_pri_phased_curated, whole genome shotgun sequence genome has a window encoding:
- the TSPOAP1 gene encoding peripheral-type benzodiazepine receptor-associated protein 1, with protein sequence MEQLTPLPQLRDPRAMEPWALPAWQSWTPGKGGESGGAAPSSVGAPAALQVGEPRPLESSEPEGAQSPEPVGDTDPEGTGTGLPSPGQHTVSSGPSYRREDEEVEAFHTGELNMGFGDRPNLELLRALGELQQRCAILKEENQMLRKSSFPETEEKVRRLKRKNAELAVIAKRLEERARKLQETNLKVVSAPMPRSGASLELCRKALAQQRTRDLSETASALLAKDKQIAALQRECRELQARLTLAGKEGPQWLHPRDFDRLLRESQREVLRLQRQIALRNQQEPSPPLRPPGPSVRVRAGAPTPRATGEAIPQKDVGSPPVVIGEPEKQPLLVQQLESELSKKRKKCETLEQEARKKQRRCEELELQLRAAQNENARLVDENSRLSGRATEKEQVECENAELRGQLLGVTQERDSALRKSQGLQSKLENLEQVLKHMREVAQRRQQLEVEHEQARLSLQEKQEEVRRLQQAQAEAKREHEGAVQLLESTLDSMQARVRELEEQCRSQTERFSLLAQELQAFRLHPGPLDLLTSALGCSSPRDRLPPPCCCSTSHWGSGPKDLDLPPGSPGRCPPKPSEPAPATPAGLPRRTTKKVESLSSSSRSESIHNSPKSCPTPEVDTASEVEELEADSVSLLPAAPEGSRAGARIQVFLARYSYNPFEGPNENPEAELPLTAGEYIYIYGNMDEDGFFEGELMDGRRGLVPSNFVERVSDDDLLTSLPSELAERSHSSGPELSFLSGGGSGSSGRGQSMGTHSQPRSEEEATGDELSLSPPPEGLGGSLAAPYPRCLAVLKQLAHSVVLAWEPPPEPVELSGYRVCVNGELRQALGPGAPPKAVLENLDLRAEPLRVSVQALTSRGSSDPLRCCLAVGARAGVVPSQLRVHRLTATSAEITWVPGNSNLAHAIYLNGEECSPARPSTYWATFCHLQPGTLYQARVEAQLPLGGSWEPGWERPEQRTATLKFTTLPAGPPDAPLDVQVEPGPSPGILLISWLPVTIDAAGTSNGVRVTGYAVYADGQKIMEVASPTAGSVLVEVSQLQLLQVCSEVAVRTMSPHGESADSISAPVAPALVAACLPARVPCPSPRPGSEARTPLAPASPGPGDPSSPLWCPERQGTQDPLGAAPASSPGETLKGSQEKQPAPCPQEDAGAAAPGTSEARRARDPAVGERAPSPAAPSLAREEAGRTTGEACPSLCPTEGAPAQKVPCVKASLGRDTEAGLRPGAEKKDVAELGVCLVNSLGDHGRNSDLSDIQEEEEEEEEEEMGPRAGPFRKQVAGSSVRENGPKTLPQPQTQTQTQSQPLPQPQTLPQPLPQPQTQPLSEPFSETDSDEEILEQILELPLQQFCRKKLFSIPEEEEEEEEEEEEEEEEEEEEEEKPGAGPSSQDRSRPEPVLLRLGSDGSQPQGPGPCPLSPEPFSAGDHLEAMPGLGGGSGWRRGSSSTEKPPNRKRSPDPREQCSRLLSNGGPQASGRAGPTRERAGPPAGEGTRGGPEAGGRGRMAPSRRRPRGRTPESSLASCLSPKSLEISIEYDSEDEQEAGGGGVGVASSCYLGDGEAWGPAPGGRHRGALKAGPGLTPSSRLPAWEKGEPERRGRSASGRAKEPASRATEIEEPRGQDNSGRRGPLQRGAQAPRLGTAELEPLRSLPEVLAYQDLPVRVFVALFDYDPVSMSPNPDAGEEELPFREGQILKVFGDKDADGFYRGEGAGRTGYIPCNMVAEVAVDSPAERHQLFQQRYLSPDVLGEGSARITGPPPKPRRSKKAESEGPAQHCVGPPQLVSSVSLRVPRSMVAAFDYNPRESSPNMDVEAELSFRAGDVITVFGGMDDDGFYYGELNGRRGLVPSNFLEVPGPETGGPHREPGTPQAEGQDWANSTQGPRVPPGWPCDPGRLPRIELGGPQGTSEKEGKLRPREEVTRQGG encoded by the exons ATGGAGCAACTGacacccctcccacagctgagggatcccagagccatggagccatggGCACTGCCTGCCTGGCAGAGCTGGACTCCAGGCAAGGGGGGTGAGTCTGGCGGTGCAGCCCCAAGCAGTGTCGGTGCTCCGGCAGCTCTGCAGGTTGGAGAACCGAGGCCTTTGGAGAGCTCCGAGCCCGAGGGAGCCCAGAGCCCGGAGCCTGTGGGGGACACTGACCCTGAGGGGACAGGGACTGGGCTGCCCAGCCCGGGGCAGCACACAGTGAGCTCAGGACCCAGCTACCGAAGGGAGGATGAGGAGGTGGAGGCTTTCCATACG GGTGAGCTGAACATGGGCTTCGGGGACAGGCCCAACCTGGAGCTCCTGAGGGCCTTGGGGGAGCTGCAGCAGCGCTGTGCCATCCTCAAGGAGGAAAACCAGATGCTG AGGAAGAGCAGCTTCCCCGAGACGGAGGAGAAGGTGCGGAGGCTGAAGCGGAAGAACGCCGAGCTGGCGGTCATTGCCAAGCGCCTAGAGGAGAGGGCCCGGAAGCTGCAGGAGACTAACCTGAAGGTG GTGAGTGCCCCTATGCCCCGTTCAGGAGCCAGCTTGGAGTTGTGCCGGAAGGCTCTAGCCCAACAGCGGACCCGGGACCTCAGTGAGACAGCCAGCGCCCTGCTGGCCAAGGACAAGCAGATCGCTGCTTTGCAGCGGGAGTGCAGGGAGCTGCAGGCCAGGCTCACCCTGGCGGGCAAG GAGGGTCCCCAGTGGCTCCACCCGAGGGACTTCGACCGGCTGTTGCGCGAGTCCCAGCGGGAGGTACTGCGGCTGCAGAGGCAGATCGCCCTGCGCAACCAGCAGGAGCCGTCCCCGCCGCTCCGGCCCCCAGGTCCCTCTGTCCGGGTTAGAGCAGGAGCGCCCACCCCCAGGGCCACGGGAGAG GCTATTCCCCAGAAGGACGTGGGAAGCCCACCCGTGGTCATAGGGGAGCCAGAGAAACAGCCtctgctggtgcagcagctg GAATCAGAGCTTAGCAAGAAGCGGAAGAAATGCGAAACCTTGGAGCAGGAAGCCCGGAAAAAGCAGAGGCGATGTGAGGAGCTG GAACTGCAGCTGAGAGCAGCCCAGAATGAGAATGCCCGTCTGGTGGACGAGAACTCTCGGCTCAGCGGGCGAGCCACGGAGAAGGAGCAG GTGGAGTGTGAGAATGCAGAGCTGAGGGGCCAGCTCCTGGGAGTGACGCAGGAGAGGGACTCAGCCCTTCGCAAGAGCCAGGGTCTGCAGAGCAAGCTGGAGAACTTGGAGCAGGTGCTGAAG CACATGCGGGAGGTGGCCCAGCGGCGGCAACAGCTGGAGGTGGAGCATGAGCAGGCTCGGCTCAGCCTTcaggagaagcaagaggaggtCCGGAGGCTGCAGCAG GCCCAGGCAGAAGCCAAGAGGGAACATGAAGGGGCCGTGCAGCTGCTGGAG TCTACCCTGGATTCCATGCAG GCCCGGGTTCGAGAGCTTGAGGAGCAGTGCCGCAGCCAGACGGAACGCTTCAGCCTCTTGGCCCAGGAACTCCAGGCCTTCCGCCTGCACCCCGGCCCCTTGGATCTGCTTACCTCGGCCCTGGGCTGTAGTAGCCCCAGGGACCGCCTGCCACCCCCTTGCTGCTGCTCCACCTCCCACTGGGGGTCTGGCCCCAAAG ACCTTGACCTCCCACCGGGATCCCCAGGACGCTGTCCCCCTAAGCCTTCCGAGCCTGCCCCTGCCACCCCCGCGGGCCTCCCTCGCAGGACAACCAAGAAGGTGGAGTCTCTCTCCAGCTCCTCTCGCTCGGAGTCCATCCACAACAGCCCCAAGTCATGCCCTACGCCGGAG GTGGATACAGCCAGTGaggtggaggagctggaggcagacaGCGTCTCCCTGCTCCCAGCAGCACCAGAGGGCAGCCGGGCAGGAGCCAGGATCCAGGTCTTCTTAGCGCGCTATAG CTACAATCCCTTCGAGGGCCCCAACGAGAATCCGGAGGCCGAGCTCCCGCTTACGGCTGGCGAGTACATCTACATCTATGGCAACATGGACGAGGACGGCTTTTTTGAAG ggGAGCTCATGGATGGCCGAAGGGGCCTGGTCCCTTCCAATTTTGTAGAGCGTGTGTCCGACGATGACCTCCTGACCTCCCTGCCTTCGGAGCTGGCCGAACGGTCCCACAGTTCAGGCCCTGAGCTCAGCTTCCTGAGCGGAGGGGGCAGCGGCAGCAGCGGCAGGGGCCAGAGCATGGGCACACACAGCCAGCCCCGGTCGGAGGAGGAGGCTACAGGGGACGAGCTCAGTCTGAGCCCCCCACCCGAGGGCCTGGGCGGGTCCCTGGCTGCGCCTTACCCCCGCTGTCTGGCCGTCCTCAAGCAGCTGGCCCACAGTGTGGTGCTGGCCTGGGAGCCGCCTCCTGAGCCAGTGGAGCTGAGCGGCTACCGTGTCTGCGTGAACGGGGAACTGCGTCAGGCCCTGGGACCCGGGGCGCCCCCCAAGGCTGTGCTGGAGAACCTGGACCTGCGGGCTGAGCCCCTCCGTGTTTCTGTGCAGGCCCTGACCAGCAGGGGCAGCTCGGACCCTCTGCGCTGTTGTTTGGCGGTGGGTGCCCGGGCCGGGGTGGTACCTAGCCAGCTGCGTGTCCATCGACTGACAGCCACATCTGCTGAGATCACCTGGGTGCCCGGCAATAGCAACTTGGCTCATGCTATCTACCTCAATGGGGAAGAGTGCTCCCCTGCCCGCCCCAGCACCTACTGGGCCACCTTCTGCCACCTGCAGCCTGGCACACTCTATCAGGCCCGTGTGGAGGCTCAGCTCCCACTTGGAGGGTCCTGGGAACCAGGCTGGGAGAGACCGGAGCAGCGGACTGCCACCCTGAAGTTCACGACACTCCCAGCAG GCCCACCTGATGCCCCCCTGGATGTGCAGGTCGAGCCGGGGCCCTCCCCGGGAATCTTGCTCATCAGCTGGCTCCCAGTAACGATCGATGCTGCTGGCACCTCCAATGGCGTCCGGGTCACAGGCTATGCCGTCTACGCAGATGGACAGAAG ATCATGGAGGTGGCCTCGCCCACAGCAGGCAGCGTGCTGGTGGAAGTGTCCCAGCTGCAGCTGCTGCAGGTGTGCAGCGAGGTGGCCGTGCGTACCATGTCGCCCCACGGCGAGTCGGCCGACTCCATTTCAGCCCCTGTTGCCCCGGCCCTGGTCGCGGCCTGCCTGCCAGCCAGGGTCCCCTGCCCCTCGCCACGACCAGGCTCAGAGGCCAGAACGCCCCTTGCTCCAGCCTCCCCTGGGCCTGGCGACCCCAGCTCTCCCCTCTGGTGCCCTGAGCGCCAGGGAACTCAAGATCCCCTTGGGGCCGCCCCAGCAAGTTCTCCCGGAGAGACGCTGAAAGGAtcgcaggagaagcagccagcacCTTGCCCCCAG GAGGACGCTGGGGCAGCTGCGCCGGGCACTTCAGAGGCCAGGAGGGCCCGTGATCCCGCCGTGGGTGAGAGAGCTCCTAGCCCTGCAGCTCCCTCCCTGGCCCGGGAGGAGGCTGGGCGGACCACGGGAGAGGCCTGTCCGTCACTCTGCCCCACAGAGGGAGCACCGGCCCAGAAGGTGCCCTGTGTCAAGGCCAGCCTGGGCAGGGACACAGAGGCTGGGctgaggcctggggctgag AAAAAGGACGTGGCAGAGCTTGGGGTCTGTCTGGTGAACTCCCTCGGGGACCATGGCCGAAACTCAGATCTGTCAGACAtccaagaggaggaggaagaggaggaggaagaggagatgggTCCCAGGGCTGGCCCTTTCCGGAAGCAGGTTGCTGGCAGCAGCGTCAGGGAGAATGGGCCCAAG accctgccccagccccagacccagacccagacccagtcccagcccctgccccagccccagaccctgccccagcccctgccccagccccagacccagCCCCTGTCCGAGCCCTTCTCCGAGACTGACAGTGACGAGGAGATCCTGGAGCAGATCCTGGAGCTGCCCCTTCAGCAGTTCTGCCGCAAGAAGCTCTTTAGCATccccgaggaggaggaggaggaggaggaagaggaggaggaggaggaggaggaagaggaggaggaggaggaaaagccaGGGGCAGGCCCTTCTTCTCAGGATCGCAGCCGGCCTGAGCCTGTGCTGCTGAGGCTGGGCAGTGATGGCAGTCAACCCCAAGGACCTGGACCGTGTCCCTTGTCTCCTGAGCCCTTCAGTGCTGGGGACCACCTGGAAGCCATGCCTGGACTAGGTGGTGGAAGCGGCTGGAGGAGAGGAAGTAGCTCCACTGAGAAGCCCCCAAACCGCAAGCGGTCCCCAGATCCCCGTGAGCAGTGCAGCCGCCTCCTCAGCAACGGGGGGCCCCAGGCCTCCGGACGAGCCGGCCCCACGCGGGAGAGGGCTGGCCCACCTGCAGGCGAGGGCACCAGGGGTGGACCGGAGGCTGGCGGGCGAGGCCGAATGGCCCCTTCTCGGAGGCGCCCGCGTGGCCGGACCCCAGAATCCAGCctggccagctgcctctcccccAAGAGCTTGGAGATCAGCATCGAATATGATTCTGAGGACGAGCAGGAGGCAGGCGGCGGGGGTGTCGGCGTCGCCAGCTCCTGCTACCTCGGAGACGGGGAGGCCTGGGGCCCGGCCCCCGGAGGAAGGCACAGGGGGGCTCTGAAGGCCGGTCCTGGCCTCACCCCCTCCTCACGCCTCCCGGCCTGGGAGAAAGGGGAGCCAGAGCGCAGAGGCCGAAGcgcaagtggcagagccaaggaGCCAGCCTCCCGG GCAACAGAGATTGAGGAGCCCCGAGGGCAGGACAACTCTGGGAGGAGGGGCCCCCTGCAGAGAGGGGCCCAGGCCCCCAGGCTGGGCACCGCTGAGCTGG AGCCTCTGAGGAGCCTCCCAGAAGTGCTGGCTTACCAGGACCTACCTGTCAGGGTTTTTGTGGCTTTATTTGACTATGACCCCGTGTCCATGTCACCCAACCCGGATGCTGGGGAAGAAGAGCTTCCCTTCCGGGAGGGCCAGATCCTGAAG GTGTTTGGGGACAAGGATGCCGATGGCTTTTACCGGGGTGAAGGTGCGGGCCGGACGGGCTACATCCCCTGCAACATGGTGGCCGAAGTGGCTGTGGACAGTCCTGCAGAGAGACATCAACTGTTTCAGCAGAGATATTTGTCCCCAGATGTTCTAGGTGAGGGCTCAG